Proteins encoded in a region of the Vicia villosa cultivar HV-30 ecotype Madison, WI linkage group LG5, Vvil1.0, whole genome shotgun sequence genome:
- the LOC131606400 gene encoding albumin-1-like, giving the protein MAYAKLSLFPLFLLATLLLMFSMKKVEADLCEKFACSRSDPTCGVGCHCVLSKGAEGGRCIKKKHVAKMVEEHPDLCESHADCTRKASGSFCAYYPKLDLKYGWCFDSNSDAEASFKNFPSSEFLKKPSEVST; this is encoded by the exons ATGGCTTATGCTAAGCTCTCTCTTTTCCCTCTCTTCTTGCTTGCCACATTAT TGTTGATGTTTTCAATGAAGAAGGTAGAAGCAGATCTTTGTGAGAAATTTGCTTGTTCCAGATCTGATCCGACGTGTGGTGTTGGTTGTCATTGTGTACTTTCCAAGGGTGCGGAGGGTGGTAGGTGCATAAAAAAGAAACATGTTGCTAAGATGGTGGAAGAACATCCAGACTTATGTGAGTCTCATGCAGACTGTACAAGAAAGGCAAGTGGAAGCTTCTGTGCTTATTATCCAAAATTGGATCTTAAGTATGGTTGGTGTTTTGACTCTAATTCTGATGCTGAAGCCTCGTTCAAGAATTTCCCTAGCTCTGAATTCTTGAAGAAGCCGTCAGAAGTTTCCACTTAA
- the LOC131606401 gene encoding albumin-1-like — MAYAKLSLLPLFLLATLLLMFSMKKVEAYTCVGWPCSREEPSCGGGCHCLFAKVGPGSCARDKHVAKMVKEHPDLCESHADCTRKASGSFCAYYPNSSLKYGWCFDSNSEAEASFKNALSSEFSNLVKMPLDAST, encoded by the exons ATGGCTTATGCTAAGCTCTCTCTTTTGCCTCTCTTCTTGCTTGCCACATTAC TGTTGATGTTTTCGATGAAGAAGGTAGAAGCATATACTTGTGTTGGATGGCCTTGTTCGCGAGAGGAGCCAAGCTGTGGTGGTGGTTGTCATTGCTTATTCGCTAAGGTTGGGCCAGGTTCTTGTGCAAGAGACAAACATGTTGCTAAGATGGTGAAAGAGCATCCTGATTTATGTGAGTCTCATGCAGACTGCACAAGAAAGGCAAGTGGGAGCTTCTGTGCTTATTATCCAAATTCGAGTCTTAAATATGGTTGGTGCTTTGACTCTAACTCTGAAGCTGAAGCCTCATTCAAGAATGCTCTTAGCTCTGAATTCTCAAACTTGGTGAAAATGCCTTTAGATGCTTCCACTTAA